From Temnothorax longispinosus isolate EJ_2023e chromosome 3, Tlon_JGU_v1, whole genome shotgun sequence, one genomic window encodes:
- the LOC139810606 gene encoding mediator of RNA polymerase II transcription subunit 22, translating into MATQRALPQSKEALLKSYTTRLKDDVKSMLENFEEIIKLAKGETESQLSRMTQCEQDTYEMHVRAANIVRAGESLMKLVSDIKQYLILNDFPSVNDAIIQNGKLFRTKQVECDQKLASLRDDMAADLYDLEEEYYTSIYK; encoded by the exons ATGGCCACGCAACGTGCGCTTCCTCAGAGTAAGGAGGCGTTACTGAAATCGTACACGACGAGGTTAAAGGACGACGTGAAGTCCATGTTGGAAAATTTCGAAG AGATAATTAAACTCGCAAAAGGGGAAACTGAGTCTCAACTATCTCGAATGACGCAATGTGAGCAAGATACATACGAAATGCATGTCAGAGCAGCCAATATCGTGCGTGCCGGCGAGTCGTTAATGAAACTAGTCTCTGACATAAAGCAGTATTTAATCTTGAATGATTTTCCCTCTGTAAACGACGCCATAatacaaaatggaaaattatttagGACTAAGCAAGTAGAATGTGATCAAAAACTGGCTTCCTTGAGGGACGACATGGCCGCGGATTTATATGATCTCGAAGAGGAATATTATACTTCGATATACAAATAA
- the Bif gene encoding uncharacterized protein Bif — MATTGSNATANAGNEASGGSNVPQWKRDLIQRRRQQSKVLANNGASVKLCSAMIGTSSVTSASGTAPDGGGGGGVAEQSAATVQEHHAITGALRATRLTTISGGSAGEDTTSSTSTVAVCGVGGGGGGSGSALLSSPSSYPARRPPTGGATVAATGGTATVAVAATAADFTSPVAYNMRLEADLSLCSDAEDVVNGTTAKFAEVSSERKLSEYIGEESEEAASRTADGKPLRTIARMNENNESDENNALSQRDEIRAVLTGRRGKEMFHGEILRTSKDLSRVAPPSRASSEDAESDSSEELQYGPGIVNKLKCKYLNLTLRETNKSRASVQRFRRAASLEDLLDRDDDEASSHEKTTTGRKYTKRSGSGGSGGGAGGIVAAPKTDRYRNASRGNDSMKRARSVETLMRYNSVTADEAKNTRQVPVARPVTNGVRQEPVNDHIILVDRTSVKIESRLSELDRPKPINKPKRIKPVLAETERPPPDLVKTTMRIFESSARKLKPKGEVAAKVATFKTINDTFKAQTQKKLVQKPPLQPKPFINGGVRAAGAAGGVGSPKKIVLPHKPTAELIETQDGKEEYHIDGVITEPIVQSVSSVVSKFQQIEKSHSPSPSPEPSSYKLKFSPANSPEPPQTCKSRSAALEIAVKSPPVTPVLSPRILSPRLQSPPSPVRQGTQSPSSPVKDLIRIQIPSPLHKPPLPSPVKGESSKTEPEFKILRLQIEKETPKTNVESPRQARVPESSADVEWKEDAMSSRVAFDGEKNVDEEIVDGPRTISKTALDNIGKAGTTMQFNFGDKSTSDKSYLPGAKQNGQNSADEPMPEEDSCIKTECRSKVDSPASVVTSKASSRLQEKLEPEEESDNSKDIEEKLIIPENKPIGAICSLGLIKTATTTTITTMMSSPTTYSQSNNEAKTIRCQQKSEFSPPQKQIGIIRPLVSTKTLQHPQQNLSNRELEKNLINRVKSIEQPTKVVVSLKSADEIQPAKKTNAGSGGGGGGGGGGGGLWDTKPWNQQNNTMVFNFSNRKDVPDYIENDGLIIRRKREKPKVGDGSIIVLDATLDASTTDDAEWEISGGPPSPCDVSFLNDNVLINGRSNLSRTPRNHKHRIQFDDTATRTFEYPSEASILEGETSSVDGETSSSTLEKQSTPCNNKISSTTSSTTNMPSLLGGGGLASYTPSKVDLTSEGFELGITRAILMVPAPTATTTTTTTTGQTENASEVEYLRPAQDAGAWGSETTGDLLY, encoded by the exons ATGGCTACCACCGGCAGCAACGCGACGGCGAACGCCGGTAACGAGGCGAGCGGCGGCAGCAACGTGCCGCAATGGAAGCGCGACCTGATACAGCGTCGCCGTCAGCAGAGCAAGGTCCTCGCGAACAACGGCGCGAGCGTCAAGCTGTGCAGCGCGATGATAGGCACGTCGTCGGTAACGTCGGCGAGCGGGACGGCGcccgacggcggcggcggcggcggcgtcgccgAGCAGAGCGCGGCAACGGTTCAGGAACATCACGCGATCACCGGCGCGCTTCGCGCGACACGCTTGACGACGATCAGCGGCGGCAGCGCCGGCGAGGATACCACGTCGTCCACGTCGACCGTCGCGGTCTGCGGGGTTGGCGGAGGTGGTGGTGGTAGCGGTAGCGCGTTGctctcctccccctcctcGTATCCCGCGAGAAGGCCGCCGACCGGTGGCGCCACCGTTGCCGCCACCGGCGGAACGGCaacggtggcggtggcggcaaCGGCCGCCGATTTTACGTCGCCAGTCGCGTACAACATGCGTCTCGAGGCGGATTTGTCGCTCTGCTCGGACGCGGAGGATGTTGTGAACGGCACGACGGCTAAATTCGCGGAAGTTTCGTCGGAACGGAAGTTGTCGGAGTACATCGGCGAGGAGAGCGAGGAAGCGGCCTCGAGGACGGCGGACGGTAAGCCGTTGAGAACGATCGCGAGGATGAACGAGAATAACGAGAGTGACGAGAATAACGCGTTGTCGCAACGCGACGAGATTCGCGCCGTCTTGACGGGAAGACGCGGAAAGGAGATGTTCCACGGCGAAATCCTGAGAACGTCGAAGGACttgtcgcgcgtcgcgccgccGAGTCGCGCCTCCAGCGAGGACGCGGAGAGCGACAGCTCCGAGGAGCTGCAATACGGGCCGGGGATCGTCAACAAGCTCAAGTGCAAGTATCTTAACCTCACTCTACGAGAGACGAACAAGAGCCGCGCGTCGGTGCAGCGGTTCCGGCGCGCGGCCAGTCTCGAGGATCTGTTGGACCGAGACGATGACGAGGCGTCCAGTCACGAAAAGACCACTACCGGCAGGAAATACACGAAGCGGAGCGGTAGCGGTGGTAGCGGCGGCGGGGCCGGCGGTATCGTCGCCGCTCCGAAGACCGACAGGTACCGAAACGCCTCCAGGGGCAACGACTCGATGAAACGGGCGCGCAGCGTCGAGACCTTGATGAGGTACAACAGCGTGACGGCGGATGAAGCGAAGAATACGCGCCAGGTTCCGGTCGCTCGGCCAGTGACGAACGGCGTTCGCCAGGAACCGGTCAACGACCACATTATTCTCGTGGACCGTACGTCCGTGAAGATCGAGAGCCGTCTGAGCGAGCTCGACCGGCCCAAGCCGATCAACAAGCCCAAGAGGATCAAACCGGTGCTGGCGGAGACGGAACGGCCGCCGCCGGATCTAGTCAAGACCACGATGAGGATCTTCGAGAGCTCCGCGAGGAAGCTGAAGCCCAAAGGCGAGGTTGCCGCCAAGGTCGCCACCTTCAAGACCATCAACGACACGTTCAAGGCTCAGACGCAGAAGAAACTGGTGCAGAAACCGCCGTTGCAGCCGAAGCCCTTCATCAATGGCGGGGTTCGCGCCGCCGGTGCCGCGGGTGGCGTCGGTTCCCCGAAAAAAATCGTCCTGCCGCACAAGCCGACCGCGGAACTGATCGAGACGCAAGACGGCAAGGAGGAATATCACATAGACGGCGTCATCACGGAACCAATCGTGCAATCGGTATCCTCGGTGGTCAGCAAGTTCCAGCAGATCGAAAAGTCGCACTCGCCCTCCCCGTCGCCGGAACCCTCGAGCTACAAGCTGAAATTCTCTCCGGCGAACAGTCCGGAACCGCCGCAGACGTGCAAATCTAGGTCCGCCGCTCTGGAGATCGCCGTCAAGTCCCCGCCGGTCACGCCGGTGCTCTCGCCGAGGATCTTGTCACCCAGGCTGCAGAGCCCGCCCTCGCCCGTCAGACAGGGCACGCAGAGTCCCTCCTCACCCGTCAAGGATCTGATCCGCATTCAGATCCCAAGTCCGCTTCACAAACCGCCGCTGCCGAGTCCCGTCAAGGGGGAATCCTCGAAAACGGAGCCGGAATTCAAAATTCTTCGTCTGCAAATCGAGAAAGAGACTCCGAAGACGAACGTCGAAAGTCCTCGGCAGGCACGCGTTCCAGAATCGTCCGCCGATGTGGAATGGAAAGAGGACGCGATGTCGAGCCGCGTCGCGTTCGATGGGGAGAAGAACGTCGACGAGGAAATCGTAGATGGACCGAGGACCATCTCCAAGACCGCCCTGGACAACATCGGCAAGGCAGGCACGACAATGCAATTTAACTTCGGCGACAAGTCCACGAGCGACAAGAGTTATCTGCCAGGTGCGAAGCAGAATGGACAAAATTCGGCGGATGAGCCAATGCCAGAGGAAGATAGTTGCATAAAGACAGAATGCAGGAGCAAGGTGGATTCACCTGCCAGCGTTGTGACCTCCAAAGCATCGTCAAGATTGCAAGAAAAGCTCGAGCCTGAGGAAGAGAGCGACAACAGCAAGGATATCGAGGAGAAGCTGATCATACCGGAGAATAAACCCATCGGCGCCATTTGCAGCTTGGGCTTGATTAAaaccgcgacgacgacgaccatAACGACAATGATGTCGTCGCCGACGACGTATTCGCAGAGCAACAACGAGGCAAAGACGATACGATGTCAGCAGAAGAGCGAGTTCTCGCCGCCGCAGAAGCAGATCGGCATTATACGGCCGCTTGTCTCCACGAAGACGTTGCAGCATCCGCAGCAGAATCTAAGCAACCGCGAGCTCGAAAAGAACCTGATCAATCGGGTCAAGAGCATCGAACAGCCGACCAAGGTGGTAGTGAGCCTGAAGAGTGCCGACGAGATACAACCCGCGAAGAAGACAAATGCTGggagcggcggcggcggtggtggtggaggcggtggcggcggtctCTGGGACACGAAACCGTGGAATCAGCAAAACAACACGATGGTATTCAACTTCAGCAACCGAAAAGACGTACCGGATTACATAGAGAATGACGGCCTTATCATCAGGAGAAAACGAGAGAAGCCGAAG GTTGGTGATGGTAGCATTATAGTGCTTGATGCTACTTTAGATGCATCTACGACCGACGACGCCGAGTGGGAAATCTCCGGGGGTCCACCGTCGCCCTGCGACGTGTCGTTTCTCAACGACAATGTTCTCATCAACGGACGCAGCAACCTCTCGAGGACGCCACGAAATCATAAG CATCGAATACAGTTCGACGACACCGCCACTCGCACCTTCGAATACCCCAGCGAAGCATCGATCCTCGAAGGCGAGACCAGCAGCGTGGACGGCGAGACTTCTAGTTCCACGCTCGAGAAACAGTCTACGCCGTGCAACAACAAAATCTCCTCGACAACCAGCTCGACGACGAACATGCCGTCCCTTCTCG GTGGGGGTGGACTAGCCAGTTACACACCTAGCAAAGTGGACCTGACGTCGGAGGGCTTCGAGCTGGGCATTACCAGGGCCATATTGATGGTCCCCGCCCCGACTGCAacaacaacgacgacgacgacaaccgGACAAACCGAGAATGCGAGTGAAGTGGAATACTTGAGACCGGCTCAAGACGCGGGCGCTTGGGGCTCGGAGACGACCGGCGATCTTCTTTATTGA